A stretch of Vibrio sp. B1FLJ16 DNA encodes these proteins:
- a CDS encoding DUF1214 domain-containing protein, which produces MNKILLASLVSITSMQALASVEVTDENFARAETDLYFTRQLERQPVNTFDHNRESVTVENQMIIRSNTDLLYSTAVVDVSKGATFRLAKGKAYQIMHLFNNNHDNHMAIYGGEDIYIDSKIAGSDYIYILMRTATTAGMDEAHRLQDAAVIDAKSAKPFKPAADWDDTSRDAIRAKWEKQVGDIKTEEAFTPGITATPDNKQFMIGTAVGWGGLPADYAVYASRAGTGKVECASMTFKSPMLSYDEGGYWSITAYSGKGWLMTNKNSADSTSATPNKDGSYTINFAPEGKTCGASSNIVEVTDTGWNIAVRAYRPSDKAKVIAQMHNFPLITAK; this is translated from the coding sequence ATGAACAAGATATTGTTAGCATCACTTGTTTCCATTACATCAATGCAGGCTTTGGCATCAGTTGAAGTAACCGATGAAAACTTTGCTCGTGCAGAAACTGATTTGTATTTCACACGACAATTAGAACGTCAACCAGTCAATACTTTTGATCATAATCGCGAGAGTGTAACGGTAGAAAATCAAATGATCATTCGTTCTAATACGGACTTGCTTTATTCCACTGCCGTTGTTGACGTTTCTAAGGGCGCTACGTTCCGTTTGGCAAAAGGGAAAGCCTACCAAATCATGCATTTGTTCAATAACAATCATGATAACCATATGGCTATTTACGGCGGTGAAGATATTTATATCGACTCTAAGATCGCAGGATCGGATTACATTTATATTCTCATGCGCACTGCCACTACTGCGGGTATGGATGAAGCCCATCGACTACAAGATGCTGCTGTGATTGATGCAAAATCAGCAAAACCATTCAAACCTGCGGCGGATTGGGATGATACATCTCGTGATGCGATTCGTGCGAAATGGGAAAAACAGGTTGGGGATATCAAAACAGAAGAAGCGTTTACTCCAGGAATCACAGCAACACCAGACAATAAACAATTTATGATTGGAACGGCTGTTGGCTGGGGTGGCCTACCAGCAGATTATGCTGTTTATGCATCACGAGCGGGTACAGGTAAGGTTGAGTGTGCGAGTATGACCTTTAAATCGCCTATGCTAAGTTATGATGAAGGCGGGTACTGGTCTATTACTGCGTATTCTGGAAAAGGTTGGTTGATGACCAACAAAAATAGTGCTGATTCGACTTCTGCAACACCAAATAAAGATGGCTCTTATACCATCAACTTTGCACCAGAGGGTAAAACATGTGGAGCATCTAGTAATATCGTTGAAGTCACTGATACTGGCTGGAATATTGCTGTACGAGCCTACAGACCGAGTGATAAAGCAAAAGTTATCGCTCAAATGCATAACTTCCCACTTATCACTGCTAAATAA
- a CDS encoding ornithine cyclodeaminase family protein has product MKFISADQVASHLPWNALINKLDETFRKGVYAPSRHHHTIERPDGEATMLLMPAWEQDGYIGMKMLNVFPQNSAVGLPSISGLYMLSEGKHGQTIACIAGNELTRRRTAAASALAARYLAKPSAETLLIVGTGQVAPMLIEAHAAVRPIKRVLVWGRNQDKAKELVTQYQSYQGEFCRIEDISVVKSLEQASSEADIISCATLSKQPIIKGNWLTEGTHLDLVGAFRKDMRECDGVAVERSDVYVDTWAGAMGEAGDLHQAVDEGYFKMDQILGDLEQLTRDEIPGRKTDNSITLFKSVGASLEDLAAAIVLWEEFNKQ; this is encoded by the coding sequence ATGAAATTCATATCTGCAGATCAAGTTGCCAGTCACCTACCATGGAATGCGTTAATTAATAAACTTGATGAAACCTTTCGTAAAGGCGTTTACGCCCCCTCTCGTCACCATCACACGATTGAAAGACCTGATGGAGAAGCAACCATGCTATTAATGCCAGCTTGGGAACAAGATGGCTACATTGGTATGAAAATGCTAAATGTGTTTCCGCAAAACTCCGCTGTTGGCCTGCCCTCCATTTCTGGCCTGTATATGCTATCTGAAGGTAAGCATGGCCAAACGATCGCATGTATTGCAGGAAATGAGTTAACACGCCGACGCACTGCAGCGGCTTCAGCGTTAGCCGCCAGATATCTCGCCAAGCCGTCAGCAGAAACCTTACTCATTGTTGGTACCGGACAAGTCGCACCGATGTTAATTGAGGCGCATGCTGCGGTACGCCCGATTAAACGTGTACTGGTCTGGGGGCGTAACCAAGACAAAGCAAAAGAGCTGGTCACTCAGTATCAAAGCTACCAAGGTGAATTTTGTCGCATTGAAGACATCTCAGTAGTAAAAAGCTTAGAGCAAGCGTCAAGCGAAGCCGACATTATTAGTTGTGCAACACTTTCTAAGCAGCCAATAATCAAAGGTAACTGGTTAACAGAAGGAACTCACCTCGATTTGGTTGGCGCGTTCAGAAAAGATATGCGCGAATGTGACGGAGTTGCCGTAGAGAGAAGCGACGTATATGTCGACACTTGGGCTGGCGCTATGGGTGAAGCCGGTGATCTGCACCAGGCTGTTGACGAAGGTTATTTCAAGATGGACCAGATTTTGGGTGACTTAGAACAACTGACCCGTGACGAAATTCCAGGTCGTAAGACGGATAACTCCATAACTTTGTTCAAATCCGTTGGTGCTTCGCTTGAAGATCTCGCTGCTGCAATCGTTTTATGGGAAGAGTTTAATAAACAATAA